A region from the Nonlabens sp. YIK11 genome encodes:
- a CDS encoding tetratricopeptide repeat protein, with protein MRFWMYIFFVGLMQVTMAQNSNGVDGDSAFAKANSSYTAENYQEAIDAYESILQSGQHSAEVYFNLGNSYYKLNQVGPAIYNYEKALQMEPSNKDFKNNLKFAEQLRVDAVEDAAKNPVQEFLNNLAGSLSVDNWAYVSIMLALVTILMFLLYHYAMTTGKKRLFFTLALIGLILMTLSIVAANYSQNLMEDNEQAIIYSQETITRTEPKDSATASFTIHEGTKVTVLEEYEGWTHIEVANGSRAWLPSTDLKKL; from the coding sequence ATGAGATTCTGGATGTACATATTTTTTGTGGGTTTGATGCAGGTGACCATGGCACAGAATAGTAATGGTGTTGATGGTGATTCCGCTTTCGCGAAAGCGAACTCATCCTACACTGCAGAAAATTATCAAGAAGCCATCGATGCCTATGAATCCATATTGCAATCGGGCCAGCACAGCGCAGAGGTGTATTTCAACCTTGGTAATTCCTATTATAAGCTCAATCAGGTAGGTCCTGCGATCTACAATTATGAAAAGGCGTTGCAGATGGAGCCCTCCAATAAGGATTTCAAGAATAACTTGAAGTTTGCAGAGCAATTGCGAGTGGATGCAGTGGAAGATGCAGCAAAGAATCCAGTACAGGAATTTCTCAATAATCTTGCGGGATCATTATCTGTCGACAATTGGGCTTATGTAAGCATCATGCTCGCATTAGTAACGATTTTGATGTTCCTACTTTATCATTATGCGATGACCACAGGCAAGAAACGTTTGTTTTTTACCTTGGCCTTGATTGGATTAATCCTCATGACGCTGTCGATTGTAGCGGCTAATTATTCACAGAATTTGATGGAAGATAATGAGCAAGCCATTATCTATTCTCAAGAAACCATCACCAGAACAGAGCCCAAAGACAGCGCGACGGCGAGTTTTACCATTCATGAAGGCACTAAGGTAACAGTGCTGGAGGAATATGAAGGTTGGACTCACATCGAGGTGGCCAATGGATCTCGAGCCTGGCTACCGTCTACAGACTTGAAAAAGTTGTAG